The proteins below are encoded in one region of Bacteroidales bacterium:
- a CDS encoding cation diffusion facilitator family transporter: MKTSKNKTASVVHYAWLSIAAAILTISLKVAAYFLTNSVGLLSDAMESLINLAGAIMALAMLTIAIRPADDDHSFGHSKAEYFSSGVEGILILVAAIFIGITSVERFFNPKPLDQVGIGLLVSIAASLINLFVALTLFKAGKRFNSITLEADAKHLMTDVWTSGGVLLGVGAVVLTGWTRLDPVVAFLVACNIVWSGVSIIRKSVSGLMDKALTIEDQDKIRAILDSYKKEHVDFHAILTRQAGARQFVSFHVLVPGSWTVMQGHQLLERIETDLLEAFPNLVVTTHLEPLEDPASYNDISLDRIK; encoded by the coding sequence ATGAAGACTTCAAAGAATAAAACGGCATCTGTAGTACACTATGCATGGCTTTCAATTGCAGCGGCGATACTGACGATTTCTTTGAAAGTTGCCGCTTATTTTCTGACCAATTCTGTCGGATTGCTGTCGGATGCCATGGAATCCCTGATCAATCTGGCCGGGGCAATCATGGCTCTCGCTATGCTCACAATTGCAATACGCCCGGCGGATGACGATCATAGTTTTGGCCACAGTAAAGCTGAGTATTTTTCAAGCGGGGTTGAAGGTATCCTGATTCTTGTTGCTGCCATTTTCATCGGGATTACATCTGTTGAACGATTCTTTAATCCTAAGCCTCTTGACCAGGTGGGCATTGGATTATTGGTATCAATAGCCGCTTCACTTATAAATTTATTTGTTGCCCTTACATTATTCAAAGCCGGCAAGCGGTTTAATTCGATAACCCTCGAGGCGGATGCCAAACACTTAATGACTGATGTTTGGACCTCAGGTGGTGTATTACTTGGCGTTGGTGCTGTTGTTTTAACCGGTTGGACAAGGCTTGATCCGGTTGTGGCATTTCTTGTTGCCTGCAATATCGTATGGTCCGGTGTGTCAATTATTCGCAAATCCGTTTCGGGACTGATGGATAAGGCATTAACCATTGAAGATCAGGATAAAATCAGGGCAATCCTGGATTCTTATAAAAAAGAGCATGTTGATTTTCATGCAATCCTCACCCGGCAGGCCGGAGCACGACAATTCGTTTCTTTTCATGTACTGGTACCGGGTTCATGGACGGTAATGCAGGGACATCAACTGCTTGAACGAATTGAAACGGACCTCCTGGAAGCGTTTCCGAATTTAGTTGTTACAACTCACCTTGAACCGCTGGAAGATCCGGCATCTTACAATGATATAAGCCTCGACAGAATTAAGTAA
- a CDS encoding OmpA family protein, producing MKTIFYLLIMLVLLSMPVQAQIDIKGKIKNQTLNRANQRTDQAIDKGLDEAEKGVVKAVKNDKSKSDNDEEKAEKTESTDAEAVESNEESSEQPAEAAKPASPKLEAYSKYDFVPGEKVIFFEDFSQDAVGDFPALWNTNGSAEVVTTNLFPGKWMKYACDEAIWTDQLLTLPENYTIEFDIIPTNGEDNDNMRGYTFRMIQTQNLNSIDAGSVPGKAGFMFDIAYYGTPSYRAYTNDYTGSGEHLDISGQKDGDNYKELKDHKYHIAIWVQKSRLRLYQDANKLFDLPKAFPFASAKMDRIRFDEGAAMVSNIRIAVGNPDMRSKLLTEGKLVSYGIYFDVNKDVVKPESYGTLKQIAAVLAENPDVKIKIVGHTDSDGADAANLDLSKRRAASVKDELVKSFAIDGSRIETDGKGETVPIATNDTPANKALNRRVEFIKE from the coding sequence ATGAAAACTATTTTCTACCTGTTGATTATGCTTGTTTTACTAAGCATGCCCGTGCAAGCGCAAATCGATATCAAGGGAAAAATCAAAAACCAGACACTTAACCGAGCCAACCAGCGAACCGACCAGGCAATTGATAAAGGCCTTGATGAGGCTGAAAAAGGTGTGGTTAAAGCTGTGAAGAACGACAAAAGCAAATCGGATAATGATGAGGAGAAGGCTGAGAAAACCGAATCTACCGATGCCGAAGCCGTTGAAAGTAACGAAGAAAGCAGTGAACAGCCAGCCGAAGCTGCAAAGCCTGCTTCCCCTAAACTGGAAGCCTATTCGAAATATGATTTTGTGCCCGGTGAAAAAGTAATTTTCTTTGAAGATTTCAGCCAGGATGCTGTCGGAGATTTTCCTGCTTTATGGAATACAAACGGTTCAGCTGAGGTGGTTACTACAAACCTTTTTCCCGGCAAATGGATGAAATATGCCTGTGATGAAGCCATATGGACTGACCAGCTTCTTACACTGCCTGAAAATTACACGATCGAATTTGATATTATACCCACCAACGGTGAAGATAACGATAATATGAGGGGATATACTTTCCGCATGATACAGACCCAAAACCTGAATTCAATCGATGCCGGCTCAGTGCCGGGTAAAGCAGGCTTTATGTTTGATATTGCCTATTATGGAACTCCTTCGTACCGTGCTTACACCAATGATTACACCGGCTCGGGGGAACACCTGGATATCAGCGGACAGAAAGACGGAGACAACTACAAAGAACTTAAAGATCATAAATATCACATTGCCATATGGGTGCAAAAATCACGTCTCAGATTATACCAGGATGCCAATAAACTTTTTGATCTGCCCAAGGCATTTCCTTTTGCAAGCGCTAAAATGGACAGGATACGCTTTGATGAAGGCGCTGCAATGGTTAGCAATATCCGCATTGCTGTCGGCAACCCCGACATGCGCAGCAAGCTTCTTACAGAAGGAAAACTGGTAAGCTATGGGATTTATTTTGATGTGAATAAAGATGTAGTTAAGCCTGAATCCTATGGAACTCTCAAACAAATTGCTGCTGTTCTCGCAGAGAATCCTGACGTCAAAATAAAAATTGTCGGGCATACCGACAGTGATGGTGCCGACGCTGCCAACCTGGATCTTTCTAAACGCCGTGCGGCTTCAGTGAAGGATGAGCTTGTAAAATCTTTTGCCATCGACGGTTCAAGAATTGAAACAGACGGAAAGGGTGAAACCGTGCCCATTGCTACAAATGATACGCCGGCTAACAAGGCACTGAACAGGAGGGTTGAGTTTATTAAGGAATGA
- a CDS encoding DUF4142 domain-containing protein yields the protein MKKILFLASGLLMISAVGFSQVNADPAKQTKTQDEKSATQDKTKVQDKSHTTTSQSTGTGAGASQSGTGTGSAGAVVENRRGKDLEFLNEAASGGLMEVQLGKLAQQKASSQLVKDFGKMMERDHSDANTKLRAATSKLGVPVSSSIMKEHQDKIEDVSDKTGKDFDKAYIDLMVKDHKDDVDKFEKAADNLEDPTLKQWASSTLPVLKKHLAEAQKIQDQIK from the coding sequence ATGAAAAAAATATTGTTTTTAGCATCGGGTCTTCTTATGATTTCTGCAGTAGGCTTCAGCCAGGTAAATGCAGATCCCGCAAAACAGACAAAGACTCAGGATGAAAAGAGTGCCACACAGGACAAAACAAAAGTACAGGATAAGTCACATACCACTACCAGCCAGAGTACAGGTACAGGTGCCGGAGCATCACAATCAGGCACAGGAACCGGCAGTGCAGGCGCTGTTGTTGAAAACCGTCGTGGCAAAGACCTTGAATTTCTGAATGAAGCTGCAAGCGGTGGCTTAATGGAAGTTCAACTTGGAAAACTCGCACAGCAGAAGGCTTCCTCCCAGCTTGTCAAGGATTTCGGAAAAATGATGGAAAGAGACCACAGTGACGCCAACACTAAATTGAGGGCAGCTACCTCAAAACTTGGTGTTCCTGTTTCTTCAAGCATTATGAAAGAACACCAGGATAAAATAGAGGATGTTTCCGATAAGACAGGTAAAGATTTCGACAAAGCTTATATCGATCTTATGGTAAAAGATCATAAGGATGATGTGGACAAATTCGAAAAAGCAGCCGACAATCTTGAAGATCCGACATTAAAACAGTGGGCAAGCAGCACACTTCCCGTTCTGAAGAAACACCTTGCCGAAGCACAGAAAATCCAGGATCAGATTAAATAA
- a CDS encoding DUF4142 domain-containing protein, translated as MKHLSFFMCALLFLYLTVIAQNEPTDAVFIKKAASRNLMQIDLGILAQQKAVNPRLRDFGRMVERDYQNSNVSLMGVSVKLGMSPPSKMLDEDRINLAGFRDSTSVNFDREYIDYMLKLHNEDITRMKKVRNEVNSNDLKKWIDGTLSILKEHVVFAENLKNKESK; from the coding sequence ATGAAGCATCTTTCGTTTTTTATGTGTGCTTTGCTGTTTTTATATCTCACGGTTATAGCACAGAATGAGCCAACAGATGCTGTTTTCATTAAAAAAGCAGCAAGCCGGAACCTGATGCAGATTGATTTGGGAATCCTTGCACAACAAAAGGCGGTAAATCCGCGCCTCAGGGATTTCGGCCGGATGGTTGAGAGAGATTACCAGAATTCAAATGTATCCCTGATGGGGGTAAGTGTAAAGCTTGGAATGTCTCCTCCTTCAAAAATGCTGGATGAGGACAGGATCAATCTTGCCGGCTTTCGCGATAGCACATCCGTAAATTTTGACAGGGAATACATTGACTACATGCTGAAGCTCCATAATGAAGATATAACCCGTATGAAAAAGGTCAGAAATGAAGTGAACAGCAATGATCTGAAAAAGTGGATCGATGGAACTCTTTCAATTTTAAAGGAGCATGTTGTCTTTGCTGAAAATCTGAAGAATAAGGAAAGCAAGTAA
- a CDS encoding class I SAM-dependent methyltransferase, with protein sequence MTMNEFDSKARTWDMDQKHVDRAEAIAAAMLKHVKLSPDMKALEYGAGTGLLSFLLRDEFQSILLMDNSKEMISVCNDKIDFYNAKNIIALYYDLENHDYPGKFDVIFNQMVLHHVKDPSALLQKFQGMLNDHGQLVIADLYEEDGSFHDGDTDVHKGFNPDELLKSLLTKGFSKGNFTECFKVSKNDKLYPVFLLVVKK encoded by the coding sequence ATGACTATGAATGAATTCGACAGTAAGGCCAGGACATGGGACATGGATCAGAAGCATGTTGACCGTGCTGAGGCTATCGCCGCTGCGATGTTGAAGCATGTTAAGCTGAGCCCCGATATGAAGGCACTTGAATACGGCGCCGGTACCGGCCTGTTAAGTTTTCTTCTGCGCGACGAATTTCAATCTATCCTGTTAATGGATAATTCGAAGGAAATGATAAGCGTTTGCAATGATAAAATTGACTTCTATAATGCGAAAAATATCATAGCGCTTTATTACGATCTTGAAAACCATGATTACCCGGGCAAGTTTGATGTTATTTTTAACCAGATGGTGCTTCATCATGTCAAAGATCCTTCCGCTTTGCTTCAGAAATTTCAAGGTATGCTCAATGATCACGGGCAGCTTGTAATCGCCGATCTTTATGAGGAGGATGGTTCGTTTCACGACGGAGATACAGACGTTCACAAGGGATTCAATCCGGATGAATTGTTGAAATCATTGCTTACAAAAGGCTTCAGCAAGGGCAACTTTACTGAATGTTTCAAAGTCAGCAAAAATGATAAGTTATACCCGGTTTTCCTGCTTGTTGTTAAAAAATAG
- a CDS encoding histidine phosphatase family protein yields MGDPSNITRICLIRHGETDWNAAGRLQGREDVELNDLGREQALEVADYFKTGNWNEIVSSPLKRAFETAEIIATQLDLPHIMVRENLVERDYGQASGLLPEERKSRFPDGMIPEQEEFEHLRKRAFEALNEIAAELKGRNIIVVTHGAFANSILYTISGGEFGSFKTRLKNACLNLIEFDGAEWEVVFYNKTAEELI; encoded by the coding sequence ATGGGCGATCCTTCAAACATAACTCGCATATGCCTGATCAGGCACGGTGAAACGGACTGGAATGCGGCAGGACGACTGCAGGGCAGGGAAGACGTCGAACTGAACGACCTGGGAAGGGAGCAGGCTCTTGAAGTGGCCGATTATTTTAAAACCGGCAACTGGAATGAAATTGTGTCAAGTCCGCTTAAACGGGCCTTTGAAACGGCTGAAATTATCGCAACTCAGCTGGATCTGCCGCATATTATGGTTCGTGAGAACCTTGTTGAAAGAGATTATGGCCAGGCTTCCGGACTTTTACCAGAAGAGAGGAAAAGCCGTTTTCCTGATGGGATGATTCCGGAACAGGAAGAATTCGAGCATCTGAGGAAAAGAGCTTTTGAAGCGTTGAATGAAATTGCTGCCGAACTAAAAGGTCGTAACATCATTGTGGTAACCCATGGTGCTTTCGCCAATTCCATTCTTTACACCATTTCAGGGGGGGAGTTTGGCAGTTTTAAAACACGGCTTAAAAATGCCTGCCTTAATCTTATTGAATTTGACGGTGCAGAGTGGGAGGTTGTGTTTTATAATAAAACGGCAGAAGAACTGATTTAA
- a CDS encoding DUF302 domain-containing protein — protein MEYFFSKILSAGFEDSISRVVECLKTEGFGIVSEIDMQAKIKEKLNKDIRKYRILGACNPSFAYMALQSEEKIGVMLPCNVVVIDRENGTTEVAAVDPMASMMAIQNPDLANIAFQVTEKLKSVVNKL, from the coding sequence ATGGAATATTTTTTCAGTAAAATTTTAAGTGCCGGTTTTGAGGATTCCATTTCAAGAGTAGTGGAATGCTTAAAAACAGAAGGTTTTGGAATTGTCAGCGAAATTGACATGCAGGCGAAAATTAAAGAAAAGCTCAATAAGGATATCCGGAAATACCGCATCCTGGGCGCCTGCAATCCTTCCTTCGCCTATATGGCTCTTCAGAGTGAGGAAAAAATCGGTGTGATGCTTCCCTGCAATGTAGTTGTAATCGACAGGGAAAATGGCACAACTGAAGTTGCTGCTGTTGACCCGATGGCTTCCATGATGGCCATACAGAACCCTGACCTGGCCAACATAGCCTTCCAGGTTACCGAAAAATTGAAAAGCGTTGTGAACAAGCTCTGA
- a CDS encoding metallophosphoesterase produces the protein MLAKIAVVIVLLIPLIEYYCYKAIQLVVENVSRKNRLIILVSYALVSFGIIWALFSFRMWATTSWPSHFVRIITGSLISLFFGKFVIFSIMLAGDILLFIRMILEWIYALPGHLRKGESLGIKKMTRSRFIAYTALAAGGLLVAGLDYGMTNKYRYRVRRIQVPINDLPEELNGLRILQLSDIHTGSFDNIEAVDHGIDMALNEKPDLILFTGDLVNYRSDEAGPYRQVFRRLKAPLGVYSVLGNHDYSDYLTWPDEQSKQEDFEKLKQYEESMGWTLLTNQHVILNWKGQDFALIGSENWSTHARFKKYGDLKKATEGLEKYKLPLKILMSHDPSHWDAQIRPYYSDINLTLSGHTHGMQMGIEIPGFKWSPVKYLYKQWAGLYHEGDQYLYVNRGFGFIGYDGRLGILPEITVIEVVKGV, from the coding sequence ATGCTGGCGAAAATTGCTGTTGTTATTGTTCTGCTGATTCCTCTTATTGAGTATTATTGCTATAAGGCAATTCAATTGGTTGTTGAAAATGTTAGCCGAAAAAACAGGTTAATCATCCTGGTTTCATATGCCCTGGTTTCTTTTGGAATCATCTGGGCCCTGTTTTCATTCCGTATGTGGGCAACCACCTCCTGGCCGTCGCATTTCGTAAGGATTATTACCGGTTCACTGATTTCTCTGTTCTTCGGCAAGTTCGTGATCTTTTCCATTATGCTTGCCGGTGATATCCTTCTTTTTATAAGGATGATTCTTGAATGGATTTATGCTTTACCCGGCCATCTCAGGAAAGGTGAGTCACTGGGAATTAAAAAAATGACCAGATCCCGGTTTATTGCCTATACGGCACTTGCGGCAGGGGGATTGCTTGTGGCCGGTCTTGACTATGGAATGACAAATAAATACAGGTACAGGGTAAGAAGAATACAGGTTCCGATCAATGATCTCCCGGAGGAACTAAACGGATTGCGTATTCTTCAGCTTTCCGATATTCATACGGGCAGCTTTGATAATATTGAAGCTGTTGATCACGGGATTGACATGGCTCTTAATGAAAAACCAGATCTGATACTTTTTACAGGTGACCTTGTAAATTACAGATCGGATGAAGCCGGGCCATACCGTCAAGTGTTCAGGCGTCTGAAAGCACCGCTGGGCGTTTATTCTGTCCTGGGCAATCATGATTACAGCGACTACCTTACCTGGCCTGATGAACAGTCGAAACAGGAGGATTTTGAAAAGCTGAAGCAATATGAAGAATCAATGGGATGGACACTGCTCACCAATCAGCATGTGATTTTAAACTGGAAAGGACAGGATTTTGCATTGATCGGTTCGGAAAACTGGAGTACCCATGCCCGTTTTAAAAAATACGGCGATTTAAAAAAGGCTACAGAGGGACTGGAAAAATATAAATTGCCTCTTAAAATTCTTATGAGCCATGACCCGTCGCACTGGGATGCGCAGATAAGGCCATATTACAGCGATATCAACCTTACACTGAGCGGCCATACCCATGGAATGCAAATGGGAATTGAAATTCCGGGATTTAAATGGAGCCCTGTCAAATATCTGTATAAACAATGGGCAGGACTGTATCATGAAGGTGATCAGTACCTTTACGTAAACAGGGGCTTCGGATTTATCGGATATGACGGGAGGTTAGGCATTCTGCCTGAAATTACGGTAATTGAAGTGGTGAAAGGGGTTTAA
- a CDS encoding Xaa-Pro peptidase family protein, which yields MFVKTPLSELTSRINRFRQLMNVHNEGWKMAAIFSKINLFYFTGTMQDGMLLITPEGDPVFWVRRSFERAQNESLFPVIRPMDSFRDAAAAYATIPGIMHVETEFLPLAFLKRFQKYFPFTDVMPLDPVIAGIRSLKSEYELEIMIRSGEAHRVVLEEKVPLLLKEGMTEVDLAGKLYEEMLKQGHHGIARFGMLDTEIAIGHIAFGESSLFPTSFNGPGGNYGMSPAVPLLGSRTRKLATGDLVFIDIGFGIDGYHTDKTVVYIFGQKPDNNLLTQHMACVDLQDRLAEQLRPGTIPSVLYEDTMKSLSPEFLRNFMGFGYRQVKFLGHGIGLVIDEVPVIAKGFDSPLEENMVLALEPKKGIEGRGMVGIENTFIVTPAGGRCITGLNRGMIVV from the coding sequence ATGTTTGTTAAAACTCCCCTGTCTGAGCTAACTTCAAGAATCAATCGTTTCAGGCAACTGATGAATGTTCACAATGAAGGCTGGAAAATGGCTGCCATTTTCAGCAAGATTAACCTGTTCTATTTCACCGGAACTATGCAGGATGGAATGTTGCTGATCACACCTGAAGGAGATCCCGTATTCTGGGTAAGGCGCAGTTTTGAAAGGGCGCAGAATGAATCCTTGTTTCCCGTGATCAGGCCAATGGATAGTTTTCGTGATGCAGCGGCTGCGTATGCCACCATACCCGGTATAATGCATGTAGAAACGGAATTTCTGCCCCTTGCCTTTCTTAAAAGATTTCAGAAATATTTCCCGTTTACCGATGTCATGCCCCTCGACCCGGTTATTGCTGGTATCCGTTCCTTAAAAAGTGAATATGAACTCGAAATCATGATTCGTTCAGGAGAAGCGCACAGGGTTGTCCTGGAAGAAAAAGTTCCGCTGTTGCTTAAAGAAGGGATGACAGAAGTTGACCTGGCCGGAAAGTTGTATGAAGAAATGCTGAAACAGGGACATCACGGCATAGCCCGTTTTGGGATGCTCGATACTGAAATAGCTATCGGACACATTGCATTTGGCGAGAGCAGCCTGTTTCCGACAAGCTTCAACGGGCCGGGAGGCAATTACGGGATGAGTCCAGCCGTTCCCCTTCTCGGAAGCAGGACAAGGAAACTGGCAACGGGCGATCTTGTCTTTATTGATATAGGCTTCGGCATTGACGGCTACCATACCGACAAAACGGTTGTGTATATTTTTGGGCAAAAACCAGACAACAACCTGCTGACTCAGCATATGGCATGTGTTGACCTGCAGGACCGGCTTGCAGAGCAGCTCAGGCCGGGCACCATACCGTCCGTGCTTTATGAAGACACAATGAAAAGCCTTTCTCCTGAATTTCTCAGAAACTTTATGGGTTTCGGCTACAGGCAGGTGAAATTCCTTGGACACGGGATAGGTCTTGTAATTGACGAGGTTCCTGTAATTGCCAAAGGGTTTGATTCGCCTCTGGAAGAAAACATGGTCCTTGCCCTGGAACCTAAAAAAGGGATTGAAGGCCGCGGAATGGTGGGTATCGAAAATACATTTATTGTAACGCCCGCCGGTGGCCGTTGCATTACCGGGCTAAACAGGGGAATGATTGTGGTTTAA
- a CDS encoding alkaline phosphatase family protein: MHKINIFLLSCISGFLLFSAPVRSQNFKIPSEKPKLIVGIVVSQMRYDYIQRFWDKLDDNGFKLLADRGTYCRNTRFNYLFSQEGVGHASISTGTTPADHGIVGREWYLYLQDKIEGSTEDQQYKAVGGDVDNGHYSPKNLMCTTFGDELRLSNNFTSKVFSISPDPAPGIFSAGHTANGSYWFDPRTGNWITSTYYTDTLPKWVNDFNAKKFPDIYLKENWETLLSIDKYTESLPDKNKYETGLKGQTTFPYILADLSEVKKNRLDYSLLNKTPFGFTYTSDFAVNLIANEKLGEDDVPDVLMVCFTALENIGDLFGPNSVELEDAFLRLDKELAHFLSFLDEQVGKQNTLVFLTSDHGVAQVPSYLSDSKIPAGYFNSNGAISLLMSALNNTYGKGEWIRAYHAQQIYLNHTLIEDSKLSLTQMQDYIAQFMLQFSGVANTVTSRTMQTANFTDGVFRKIQNSYNQKRSGDVIINLKAGWVEKGEASTGGTSSYSYDSRIPLIWYGWKLGRGNITREVDIIDIAPTISTFLNITYPNSCTGTPIYELMQ, translated from the coding sequence ATGCACAAGATTAATATATTTCTGCTTTCCTGTATTTCCGGTTTCCTTTTGTTTTCTGCTCCTGTCCGTTCCCAGAATTTCAAAATTCCTTCAGAAAAGCCAAAGCTTATTGTAGGCATTGTAGTTAGCCAGATGCGGTATGATTATATACAAAGATTCTGGGATAAGTTGGATGACAATGGATTCAAATTACTTGCCGACAGGGGCACCTACTGCCGGAACACTCGTTTCAACTACCTTTTCTCGCAGGAAGGTGTCGGACATGCCAGCATATCCACAGGCACAACACCGGCCGATCACGGAATCGTAGGCAGGGAATGGTACTTATACCTGCAGGATAAAATTGAAGGAAGTACAGAGGACCAGCAATACAAAGCCGTCGGGGGTGATGTGGATAACGGGCATTACAGTCCCAAAAACCTCATGTGTACCACATTCGGCGATGAGCTCAGGTTATCCAACAATTTTACATCTAAAGTATTTTCAATTTCTCCGGATCCCGCTCCCGGAATATTCTCGGCAGGACACACCGCTAACGGCTCTTACTGGTTTGATCCGCGGACCGGAAACTGGATTACAAGCACCTATTATACCGATACCCTTCCGAAATGGGTAAATGATTTCAATGCAAAAAAGTTTCCCGACATATACCTTAAAGAAAACTGGGAGACTTTGCTGTCGATCGACAAATACACGGAAAGCCTTCCGGATAAAAACAAATATGAGACGGGACTGAAAGGTCAGACTACTTTCCCGTATATACTTGCCGACCTGTCTGAAGTTAAGAAAAACAGGCTCGATTACAGTCTGCTGAATAAAACACCTTTCGGATTTACCTATACGAGTGATTTTGCCGTTAACCTGATTGCCAACGAAAAACTGGGTGAGGATGATGTGCCTGATGTGCTGATGGTATGTTTTACCGCTCTTGAAAACATAGGCGATCTTTTCGGTCCGAATTCTGTGGAACTTGAAGATGCCTTTCTGAGGCTCGATAAGGAACTGGCGCATTTCCTGAGTTTTCTTGATGAGCAGGTGGGCAAACAGAATACGCTCGTATTCCTCACTTCCGATCATGGTGTGGCACAGGTGCCGTCGTACCTGAGCGACAGCAAAATTCCGGCGGGATATTTTAATAGCAATGGAGCCATCTCGTTGTTGATGAGTGCTCTCAACAATACGTATGGAAAGGGCGAGTGGATAAGGGCATACCATGCTCAGCAGATTTACCTGAATCACACACTTATTGAGGATTCCAAGCTGTCGCTTACCCAGATGCAGGATTATATCGCCCAGTTTATGCTGCAGTTTTCGGGGGTTGCCAACACGGTAACATCACGGACAATGCAGACAGCAAACTTTACAGACGGCGTATTCAGGAAAATTCAGAATAGCTATAACCAGAAGCGTTCGGGTGATGTGATTATCAATCTTAAAGCCGGCTGGGTAGAAAAAGGAGAGGCTTCCACAGGAGGGACATCATCCTATTCCTATGATTCAAGAATTCCGCTTATATGGTATGGCTGGAAACTCGGCCGTGGCAATATAACCCGCGAAGTGGATATCATTGATATAGCTCCAACGATATCAACATTCCTGAACATAACCTATCCGAACTCCTGTACCGGTACTCCGATTTATGAGCTGATGCAATAG